From Micromonospora rhizosphaerae, the proteins below share one genomic window:
- the moeZ gene encoding adenylyltransferase/sulfurtransferase MoeZ has protein sequence MARFTNADPGESTVSLPPLVEPAAELTVDEIRRYSRHLIIPDVGVEGQKRLKNARVLCVGAGGLGSPALMYLAAAGVGTLGIIDFDTVDESNLQRQIIHGVSDVGRSKAESAAASIREINPLVKVEIHNTALDRDNVKEIFSQYDLIVDGTDNFATRYMVNDAAVLLGKPYVWGSIYRFDGQASVFWAEHGPCYRCLYPEPPPPGMVPSCAEGGVLGVLCASIGSIQVNEAIKLLTGIGEPLVGRLMVYDALEMSYRKIKVRKDPNCVLCGANPTVTELLEDYEDFCGAVSEEAQEAVVDSTITALELKEWQDAGKDIFLVDVREPAEYEIVRIPGSTLIPKGEIISGEALATLPQDRQIVLHCKSGVRSAEALAALKAAGFRDAVHVQGGVLSWIKQIDPSLPAY, from the coding sequence ATGGCGCGGTTCACCAACGCCGATCCCGGGGAGTCCACCGTGTCGTTGCCCCCGCTCGTCGAGCCCGCCGCCGAGCTGACCGTTGACGAGATCCGCCGCTACTCGCGCCACCTGATCATCCCGGACGTCGGTGTCGAGGGGCAGAAGCGGCTGAAGAACGCTCGGGTGCTCTGCGTCGGCGCGGGCGGTCTCGGCTCGCCGGCCCTGATGTACCTCGCCGCCGCCGGCGTCGGCACGCTCGGCATCATCGACTTCGACACCGTCGACGAGTCCAACCTCCAGCGGCAGATCATCCACGGCGTCTCCGACGTCGGCCGGTCCAAGGCCGAGTCCGCCGCCGCGTCGATCCGCGAGATCAACCCGCTGGTCAAGGTGGAGATCCACAACACCGCGCTGGACCGGGACAACGTCAAGGAGATCTTCTCCCAGTACGACCTGATCGTCGACGGCACGGACAACTTCGCCACCCGCTACATGGTCAACGACGCGGCGGTGCTGCTCGGCAAGCCGTACGTCTGGGGGTCGATCTACCGCTTCGACGGCCAGGCTTCGGTGTTCTGGGCCGAGCACGGCCCCTGCTACCGCTGCCTCTACCCGGAGCCGCCGCCGCCCGGCATGGTCCCGTCCTGCGCCGAGGGCGGCGTGCTCGGCGTGCTCTGCGCCTCGATCGGCTCGATCCAGGTGAACGAGGCGATCAAGCTGCTCACCGGCATCGGCGAGCCGCTGGTCGGCCGGCTCATGGTCTACGACGCCCTGGAGATGAGCTACCGCAAGATCAAGGTTCGTAAGGACCCGAACTGCGTGCTCTGCGGCGCGAACCCGACGGTCACGGAGCTGCTGGAGGACTACGAGGACTTCTGCGGCGCGGTCTCCGAGGAGGCGCAGGAGGCGGTGGTCGACTCGACCATCACCGCGCTGGAGCTCAAGGAGTGGCAGGACGCCGGCAAGGACATCTTCCTGGTCGACGTCCGCGAGCCCGCCGAGTACGAGATCGTCCGGATCCCCGGCTCGACCCTGATCCCGAAGGGCGAGATCATCTCGGGCGAGGCGCTGGCGACGCTCCCGCAGGACCGGCAGATCGTGCTGCACTGCAAGTCGGGCGTCCGCTCCGCCGAGGCGCTCGCCGCGCTGAAGGCGGCCGGTTTCCGGGACGCGGTGCACGTCCAGGGCGGCGTGCTCTCCTGGATCAAGCAGATCGACCCGTCGCTGCCCGCGTACTGA
- a CDS encoding DUF3152 domain-containing protein, with translation MRRRRRRALLLLLALLGVGATAVGLTDLVHRSADTPPAASGHPQLAQRMGPGARVAPDAYPIEGSGSFAAADGRSPVRGSSGPLRRYRVAVEQGTGQDVDAFAATVDEVLGDRRGWIASGELRVQRVAEAVAADFTIYLATPATSEQMCAEGGLITERYTSCRLPGRVIINLARWMEAVPDYGAPLEVYRTYVINHEVGHEFGEEHQACPGSGRPAPVMQQQTYGLDGCVANAWPYVDGSRYEGRPIAGV, from the coding sequence ATGCGGCGTCGTCGTCGCCGGGCGCTCCTGCTGCTGCTCGCCCTTTTGGGGGTGGGCGCGACCGCCGTCGGCCTGACCGACCTGGTCCACCGGTCCGCGGACACCCCGCCGGCCGCGTCCGGCCATCCGCAGCTGGCGCAGCGGATGGGGCCGGGTGCGCGGGTGGCACCCGACGCCTACCCGATCGAGGGCTCGGGCAGCTTCGCCGCGGCGGACGGCCGCTCCCCGGTACGCGGGTCCTCCGGGCCGCTGCGGCGCTACCGGGTCGCCGTCGAGCAGGGCACCGGGCAGGACGTCGACGCCTTCGCCGCCACCGTGGACGAGGTGCTCGGCGACCGCCGCGGCTGGATCGCCTCCGGTGAGCTGCGGGTGCAGCGGGTGGCCGAGGCGGTCGCCGCCGACTTCACCATCTACCTCGCCACCCCGGCCACCTCTGAGCAGATGTGCGCCGAAGGCGGCCTGATCACCGAGCGGTACACCTCCTGCCGGCTGCCCGGCCGGGTGATCATCAACCTGGCGCGGTGGATGGAGGCGGTCCCGGACTACGGGGCACCGCTGGAGGTGTACCGGACGTACGTGATCAACCACGAGGTCGGGCACGAGTTCGGTGAGGAGCACCAGGCGTGTCCCGGGTCCGGGCGGCCGGCGCCGGTGATGCAGCAGCAGACGTACGGGCTGGACGGCTGCGTCGCGAACGCCTGGCCGTACGTCGACGGCTCGCGGTACGAGGGCCGTCCAATCGCCGGCGTCTGA
- a CDS encoding DUF3152 domain-containing protein, which yields MPASPRPRAGSARPTPAVPSTGRSGTRRWRGLIVVLAFLVAAGGAVAAAVQRPSAGVEVLVGERSASHPAATPSETAPAATLTPSPTPTVAPTPVPTRPQPVLALPGPVPSAGRGSFAYDNRQGEVLGRAGVLRRFRVAVENGSGEDVYAFGDAVQRALAGPGSWVDSGRLRLQRVAPGSGFDFTIYLATTITAGRLCLRGGIDIRVGGRPYTSCRVSGKVVINLDRWRTSVPHLVREGLPLDTYRLYVINHEIGHQLGYRHERCPGVGRPAPVMQQQTLRLDGCVANPWPYVEGRRYTGPPV from the coding sequence ATGCCCGCCTCCCCCCGTCCGCGCGCCGGCTCCGCGCGGCCCACGCCTGCCGTCCCCTCGACCGGCCGATCCGGCACCCGTCGGTGGCGGGGCCTGATCGTGGTGCTCGCGTTCCTGGTCGCCGCCGGCGGTGCCGTCGCCGCGGCGGTGCAGCGCCCGTCGGCCGGTGTCGAGGTGCTGGTCGGCGAGCGGTCGGCCAGCCACCCCGCCGCGACCCCGTCGGAGACGGCCCCGGCTGCGACGCTGACGCCGTCGCCCACACCCACCGTCGCGCCCACGCCGGTTCCGACGCGCCCCCAGCCGGTACTGGCCCTGCCCGGGCCGGTGCCGAGCGCCGGTCGCGGCAGTTTCGCGTACGACAACCGGCAGGGCGAGGTGCTGGGCCGGGCCGGCGTGCTGCGCCGCTTCCGGGTGGCCGTGGAGAACGGCTCGGGTGAGGACGTGTACGCCTTCGGCGACGCCGTGCAGCGGGCCCTCGCCGGTCCGGGGAGCTGGGTGGACAGCGGTCGGTTGCGGTTGCAGCGGGTGGCGCCCGGCTCCGGGTTCGACTTCACCATCTATCTCGCCACCACGATCACGGCCGGGCGGTTGTGCCTGCGCGGCGGGATCGACATCCGGGTGGGCGGGCGTCCGTACACGTCCTGTCGGGTGTCGGGCAAGGTGGTGATAAACCTGGACCGGTGGCGTACCTCCGTGCCGCACCTGGTCCGAGAGGGGCTGCCGCTGGACACGTACCGGCTCTACGTGATCAACCACGAGATCGGCCACCAGTTGGGGTACCGCCACGAGCGCTGCCCCGGCGTGGGCCGGCCGGCCCCGGTGATGCAGCAGCAGACGCTCCGCCTCGACGGCTGCGTCGCCAACCCCTGGCCCTACGTGGAGGGGCGACGGTACACCGGGCCGCCGGTCTGA
- a CDS encoding alpha/beta fold hydrolase, with translation MKRATLWPDHLLPAHHVPPPWPGREVRLDGAVTYVRETPATGPDAEPALYVHGLGGSSHNWTDLAGLLADRLDGQAIDLPGFGRSEPGRRYTIPAFADRVVRWIEHRDRGPVHLFGNSLGGVISVRVAALRPDLVRTLTLVSPALPFLDFRRSLQGRMLPLLAIPRGERLAAWRLAQLAPEAMAQQVMEACIADLTRISEQRRQETIEEIRIRYEAAHYAAAYVRTFRGLVSSFLLSYLPGSGSLWRLAAAIQAPTLVVGGRQDRLVDIRVAPQTARVIPDSRLLMLDGVGHVAQLEVPRTVARAVVGLLVETAERARRRDMAG, from the coding sequence ATGAAGCGCGCCACGCTCTGGCCGGACCACCTTCTGCCCGCACACCACGTACCCCCGCCCTGGCCCGGCCGCGAGGTACGCCTCGACGGCGCCGTCACCTACGTCCGGGAGACCCCGGCCACCGGGCCGGACGCCGAGCCGGCGCTCTACGTGCACGGCCTCGGCGGTTCGTCGCACAACTGGACCGACCTGGCCGGCCTGCTCGCCGACCGGCTGGACGGCCAGGCCATCGACCTGCCCGGCTTCGGGCGCAGCGAGCCGGGCCGGCGCTACACCATTCCCGCCTTCGCCGATCGGGTGGTCCGCTGGATCGAGCACCGCGACCGGGGACCGGTGCACCTGTTCGGCAACTCCCTCGGCGGGGTGATCTCGGTGCGGGTGGCGGCGCTGCGGCCCGACCTGGTGCGCACGTTGACCCTGGTCTCCCCGGCGCTGCCGTTCCTCGACTTCCGCCGTTCCCTCCAGGGGCGGATGCTGCCCCTGCTGGCGATCCCCCGCGGCGAGCGGCTGGCCGCCTGGCGGCTGGCCCAGCTCGCCCCGGAGGCGATGGCCCAGCAGGTGATGGAGGCGTGCATCGCCGACCTGACCCGGATCAGCGAGCAGCGCCGGCAGGAGACGATCGAGGAGATCCGGATCCGCTACGAGGCGGCCCACTACGCCGCCGCGTACGTGCGTACCTTCCGCGGCCTGGTCTCCAGCTTCCTGCTGTCGTACCTGCCCGGGTCGGGCTCGCTGTGGCGGCTGGCCGCGGCGATCCAGGCGCCCACCCTCGTCGTCGGCGGGCGGCAGGACCGGCTGGTCGACATCCGGGTTGCGCCGCAGACCGCCCGGGTCATCCCGGACAGCCGCCTGCTGATGCTCGACGGCGTCGGGCACGTGGCCCAGCTGGAGGTGCCCCGGACGGTGGCGCGGGCGGTGGTCGGGCTGCTCGTCGAAACGGCGGAGCGCGCGCGGCGTCGCGACATGGCAGGGTGA
- a CDS encoding TetR/AcrR family transcriptional regulator has protein sequence MTAVGNGAQTAGRPTRLPRSARRKQLLAAAQEVFVAQGYHAAAMDDIAERAGVSKPVLYQHFPGKMELYLALLDTHCDAIVAKVHDAMRGTNDNKERVSASVRAYFDFVDHESEAFRLVFESDLRNDPAVRQRVERVEQGCIAAITDTIISDTGVSREHAELLASGLVGAAETAAQFWLAGGRQVPKAEAEALVAALSWRGIASFPLQGESA, from the coding sequence ATGACCGCTGTGGGGAACGGTGCACAGACCGCCGGCCGGCCCACCCGCCTGCCCCGCTCGGCGCGGCGCAAGCAGCTGCTCGCCGCCGCCCAGGAGGTGTTCGTCGCGCAGGGTTACCACGCCGCCGCGATGGACGACATCGCCGAGCGGGCGGGGGTCTCGAAGCCGGTGCTCTACCAGCACTTCCCGGGCAAGATGGAGCTCTACCTGGCGCTGCTGGACACCCACTGCGACGCGATCGTGGCGAAGGTGCACGACGCGATGCGCGGCACCAACGACAACAAGGAGCGGGTCAGCGCGTCGGTGCGCGCGTACTTCGACTTCGTCGACCACGAGAGCGAGGCGTTCCGCCTGGTCTTCGAGTCGGACCTGCGCAACGATCCGGCCGTACGGCAGCGGGTGGAGCGGGTCGAGCAGGGCTGCATCGCCGCGATCACCGACACCATCATCTCGGACACCGGCGTCAGCCGCGAGCACGCCGAGCTGCTCGCCTCGGGCCTGGTCGGGGCGGCGGAGACGGCGGCGCAGTTCTGGCTGGCCGGCGGCCGGCAGGTGCCCAAGGCCGAGGCCGAGGCGCTGGTGGCCGCGCTCTCCTGGCGTGGCATCGCCAGCTTCCCCCTGCAAGGTGAGTCAGCCTGA
- a CDS encoding DUF3107 domain-containing protein: MEVKIGVQYAPRELVLESAQSPAEIEQIVTDALAKGEGSLTLTDEKGRRVIVPVNKVAYVEIAEAAPRAVGFTVR, from the coding sequence GTGGAGGTCAAGATCGGCGTGCAGTACGCGCCCCGCGAGCTGGTTCTGGAGAGCGCGCAGTCGCCGGCCGAGATCGAGCAGATCGTGACCGACGCTCTCGCCAAGGGCGAGGGCAGCCTCACCCTGACCGACGAGAAGGGCCGGCGGGTGATCGTGCCGGTCAACAAGGTCGCCTACGTCGAGATCGCGGAGGCGGCACCTCGCGCGGTGGGCTTCACCGTCCGCTGA
- a CDS encoding ferritin-like fold-containing protein, giving the protein MSAPTAPDSALVDLLGLVAYGELLAFDRLAADARLAPDLRRRAALSEMAAAEIGNYRRIADRISVLGVLPDDAMAPYVEALQAYHDSTEPKDWLEAVTKAYVGDGITDDFLRAIAGALDEPDRQLVLDVLHESRYAEFAAAEIRAAIEADRRVANRLSMWARRLVGEALSQAGRVAAADRGALTALIARREGVEVPALFRRLTAAHTERMAAVGLNN; this is encoded by the coding sequence GTGTCCGCCCCGACCGCCCCCGATTCCGCCCTCGTCGATCTGCTCGGCCTGGTGGCGTACGGCGAGCTCCTCGCCTTCGACCGGCTGGCCGCCGACGCCCGACTCGCGCCCGACCTACGGCGCCGGGCCGCGCTGAGCGAGATGGCGGCCGCCGAGATCGGCAACTACCGACGGATCGCCGACCGGATCAGCGTCCTCGGCGTGCTGCCCGACGACGCGATGGCACCGTATGTCGAGGCGCTCCAGGCGTACCACGACTCGACCGAGCCGAAGGACTGGCTGGAGGCGGTTACGAAGGCGTACGTCGGCGACGGCATCACCGACGACTTCCTCCGGGCGATCGCCGGCGCGCTCGACGAGCCCGACCGGCAGCTCGTCCTCGACGTCCTGCACGAGTCCCGGTACGCCGAGTTCGCCGCCGCCGAGATCCGGGCGGCCATCGAGGCGGACCGTCGGGTGGCCAACCGCCTCTCCATGTGGGCCCGGCGGCTGGTCGGGGAGGCGCTCTCCCAGGCCGGACGGGTCGCCGCCGCCGACCGGGGCGCGCTCACCGCGCTGATCGCGCGGCGGGAGGGTGTGGAGGTGCCGGCGCTGTTCCGGCGGCTGACCGCCGCGCACACCGAGCGGATGGCCGCCGTCGGGCTGAACAACTAG
- a CDS encoding DEAD/DEAH box helicase: MSEQIQGTTGQVLAPTAPVRPEAPTFAALGARPETVEALAAAGITRAFAIQEYALPIALRGSDLIGQAPTGTGKTLGFGVPLLERVFAPGEGSDGVPQALVVVPTRELGIQVAKDLAAAGRTRGVRVLPIYGGVAYEPQIEALRKGVEILVGTPGRLLDLAKQKHLRLDRVHALVLDEADRMLDLGFLDDVEKILAMLPEDRQTMLFSATMPDPIVALSRRFLRHPVTIHAGHTAETGPSPQTQQLVYRTHSMNKIEIVARILQAEGRGLTMIFTRTKRAADRVAEDLDFRGFAVAAVHGDLGQGARERALRAFRAGKIDILVATDVAARGLDVTGVTHVVNYDCPEDQDTYTHRIGRTGRAGATGVAVTFVDWDDMPRWRIIDKTLGLEMPEPPETYHTSPHLYTDLDISRDVTGTLPTAERTRAGLAAEVEEDLGGGRSRRGEGRGSRRGDGRGRGERRRGGGDAPGTETPAEASTEEGTRTPRRRRRRRAGEVVAGEPTAVVPAEATESVATSAAEGDAPKPRRRRRRRGGGGSGTGTPAEATAD; encoded by the coding sequence ATGAGCGAGCAGATTCAAGGCACCACGGGCCAGGTACTGGCCCCTACCGCTCCGGTCCGTCCGGAGGCTCCCACCTTCGCCGCGCTCGGCGCCCGTCCGGAGACGGTCGAGGCGCTGGCCGCCGCCGGCATCACCCGCGCGTTCGCCATCCAGGAGTACGCGCTGCCGATCGCGCTGCGCGGCTCCGACCTGATCGGCCAGGCACCGACCGGCACCGGCAAGACCCTCGGCTTCGGCGTCCCGCTGCTGGAGCGGGTCTTCGCGCCCGGCGAGGGCAGCGACGGCGTGCCGCAGGCGCTGGTCGTCGTACCCACCCGCGAGCTGGGCATCCAGGTCGCCAAGGACCTCGCCGCCGCGGGTCGCACCCGGGGGGTCCGAGTGCTGCCGATCTACGGCGGCGTGGCCTACGAGCCGCAGATCGAGGCGCTCCGCAAGGGCGTCGAGATCCTGGTCGGCACCCCGGGCCGGCTGCTGGACCTGGCCAAGCAGAAGCACCTCCGGCTCGACCGGGTGCACGCGCTGGTCCTCGACGAGGCCGACCGGATGCTCGACCTGGGCTTCCTGGACGACGTCGAGAAGATCCTGGCGATGCTGCCGGAGGACCGGCAGACGATGCTCTTCTCGGCCACCATGCCGGACCCGATCGTCGCCCTGTCCCGGCGCTTCCTGCGTCACCCGGTGACGATCCACGCCGGGCACACCGCCGAGACCGGCCCGTCGCCGCAGACCCAGCAGCTGGTCTACCGCACCCACTCGATGAACAAGATCGAGATCGTGGCGCGGATCCTCCAGGCCGAGGGGCGCGGTCTCACCATGATCTTCACCCGGACCAAGCGGGCCGCCGACCGGGTCGCCGAGGACCTCGACTTCCGCGGCTTCGCGGTCGCGGCGGTGCACGGTGACCTGGGCCAGGGCGCCCGGGAACGGGCGCTGCGGGCGTTCCGCGCCGGCAAGATCGACATCCTGGTCGCCACCGACGTGGCGGCGCGCGGGCTCGACGTCACCGGCGTCACCCACGTCGTCAACTACGACTGCCCCGAGGACCAGGACACCTACACCCACCGGATCGGTCGTACCGGCCGGGCCGGGGCGACCGGCGTGGCGGTGACCTTCGTCGACTGGGACGACATGCCCCGCTGGCGGATCATCGACAAGACGCTGGGCCTGGAGATGCCGGAGCCGCCGGAGACGTACCACACCTCTCCGCACCTCTACACCGACCTGGACATCTCCCGTGACGTCACCGGCACCCTGCCGACCGCCGAGCGCACCCGCGCCGGCCTGGCGGCGGAGGTCGAGGAGGACCTCGGCGGTGGCCGGTCCCGGCGCGGCGAGGGCCGCGGCTCCCGCCGCGGCGACGGCCGCGGCCGGGGCGAGCGCCGCCGGGGCGGCGGTGACGCGCCCGGCACCGAGACGCCCGCCGAGGCCTCGACCGAGGAGGGCACCCGCACCCCGCGCCGCCGGCGTCGCCGCAGGGCCGGCGAGGTGGTGGCCGGTGAGCCGACCGCAGTGGTCCCCGCCGAGGCCACCGAGTCGGTCGCGACCAGCGCCGCCGAGGGCGACGCGCCCAAGCCCCGCCGCCGCCGGCGCCGCCGTGGTGGTGGTGGTTCGGGCACCGGTACGCCGGCCGAGGCGACCGCCGACTGA
- a CDS encoding class I SAM-dependent methyltransferase translates to MPEPLDAALTEVRTLLLDPALTRAVAAGRRRGQRPSVVRAELRPVTLKAGPRLQISTSDGARPYTRNVAPGAEADAAVDALLAEPFGNWHVETAEATLQLRVTKSGEAQVHRAAANRPATQPSGHDRAKDYLLDPGDPIFAEIGGSAAKRRQVDAFLRALAATLPDDLTGPLRVVDLGCGNAYLTFAAHRYLTQRGLDVELVGVDVREDQRRRNTELAERLGWADRVSFVAGTIADAVVEPAPDLVLALHACDTATDEALSRAVRWGARWVLAAPCCHHDVAAQLRSRPAPAPYELLTRQGILRERFADVLTDALRAGLLRLHGYRTEVVEFVDSRHTPRNLLIRARRTGAAPTAEQRAEYRELLDQWPITPRLESLLAEERAG, encoded by the coding sequence ATGCCGGAACCGCTGGACGCCGCCCTGACCGAGGTGCGGACGCTGCTGCTCGACCCCGCCCTGACCAGGGCGGTCGCCGCCGGGCGACGCCGGGGGCAACGCCCCTCCGTGGTCCGTGCCGAGTTGCGGCCGGTCACCCTCAAGGCCGGCCCGCGGTTGCAGATCTCGACGTCGGACGGCGCCCGGCCGTACACCCGGAACGTGGCGCCCGGCGCCGAGGCCGACGCGGCGGTCGACGCGCTGCTCGCCGAGCCCTTCGGGAACTGGCACGTGGAGACCGCCGAGGCGACGCTCCAGCTACGGGTGACCAAGTCGGGCGAGGCGCAGGTGCACCGGGCGGCGGCGAACCGGCCGGCAACGCAGCCGAGCGGCCACGACCGGGCGAAGGACTACCTGCTCGACCCGGGCGATCCGATCTTCGCGGAGATCGGCGGCTCGGCGGCCAAGCGCCGCCAGGTCGACGCGTTCCTGCGGGCACTGGCCGCGACCCTGCCGGACGACCTGACCGGCCCCCTGCGCGTGGTCGACCTCGGCTGCGGCAACGCCTACCTGACCTTCGCGGCCCACCGGTACCTCACCCAGCGCGGCCTCGACGTGGAGTTGGTCGGGGTGGACGTCCGCGAGGACCAGCGTCGACGCAACACCGAGCTGGCCGAGCGGCTGGGCTGGGCGGACCGGGTCAGCTTCGTGGCCGGCACCATCGCCGACGCGGTCGTCGAGCCGGCGCCCGACCTGGTGCTGGCACTGCACGCCTGCGACACCGCCACCGATGAGGCGCTTTCCCGCGCGGTGCGGTGGGGCGCCCGGTGGGTGCTCGCCGCGCCCTGCTGCCACCACGACGTCGCGGCCCAGCTGCGATCCCGGCCGGCCCCGGCGCCGTACGAGCTGCTCACCCGGCAGGGCATCCTGCGCGAGCGCTTCGCGGACGTGCTGACCGACGCGCTGCGGGCCGGGCTGCTCCGGCTGCACGGCTACCGGACCGAGGTGGTCGAGTTCGTCGACTCCCGCCACACCCCGCGGAACCTGCTGATCCGGGCCCGCCGGACCGGAGCTGCCCCGACCGCCGAGCAGCGGGCGGAGTACCGGGAGCTGCTCGACCAGTGGCCGATCACGCCCCGGCTGGAGTCGCTGCTCGCGGAGGAGCGGGCCGGCTAG
- a CDS encoding helix-turn-helix domain-containing protein: MGSAEVSPQMAFARFVRRAIDDAREERGWTVTDLATHTGVGRSTVFRWLAGDWQDYPELAKVRGFCSALDLPVAAAFRALGLPDAGPAPRRRAEDAPVEADVRVILERLADPSVPAEEKHHIRDLLRYLARRPVRRAG; the protein is encoded by the coding sequence ATGGGTTCCGCAGAGGTATCACCGCAGATGGCCTTCGCGCGCTTCGTACGTCGCGCCATCGACGACGCCCGCGAAGAGCGCGGCTGGACGGTGACCGACCTGGCCACGCACACCGGGGTGGGCCGGTCCACCGTGTTCCGCTGGCTCGCCGGAGACTGGCAGGACTACCCCGAACTGGCCAAGGTGCGCGGCTTCTGCTCCGCCCTCGACCTGCCCGTCGCCGCCGCCTTCCGGGCCCTCGGCCTGCCCGACGCCGGGCCGGCCCCGCGCCGCCGTGCCGAGGACGCTCCGGTGGAGGCGGACGTCCGGGTGATCCTGGAGCGGCTTGCCGACCCGAGCGTTCCGGCCGAGGAGAAGCACCACATCCGCGACCTGCTCCGCTACCTGGCCCGCCGCCCGGTCCGCCGGGCCGGCTGA
- a CDS encoding heavy-metal-associated domain-containing protein: MTEQRPVVQTYAVTGMTCEHCVRAVTEELSALPGVEEVRVDLARGTATVASTEPLPVESVRAAVDEAGYELAGGIA, encoded by the coding sequence ATGACCGAGCAGCGACCCGTCGTCCAGACGTACGCCGTCACCGGGATGACCTGCGAGCACTGCGTCCGGGCGGTCACCGAGGAACTCTCCGCCCTGCCCGGCGTCGAGGAGGTCCGGGTCGACCTGGCCCGCGGCACGGCCACCGTCGCCAGCACCGAGCCGCTGCCGGTGGAATCCGTCCGGGCGGCGGTGGACGAGGCGGGCTACGAGCTGGCCGGCGGCATTGCCTGA